The region GGCGTGAAACGTGAAACGGAACACGACAAAAACAAAACCGGGCACTACAAAACTGGGCTACAACGAACGGCATGCCAAGAGCGGCATCACCGCGTCACTGCCTGCGATTGAAACATTTCCCAATCAGTACAAGGGCTATGAAATCACGATCGAGATTCCCGAATACACCGCGATTTGCCCGAAAACCAATCTGCCAGACTTCGGCACGGTCACCATTCACTATAGGCCCAACAAGGCTTGCCTGGAGCTCAAATCCCTCAAGATGTACATCCACGCCTATCGCAACCTCGGCATCTTCTATGAAAATGCCGTAAACCGCATGCTGCACGACATCGTCACCTCCTGTCGGCCGGTCTGGGCCAAAGTCACCGGCACCTTTGCCGCACGAGGCGGGCTGCGGAGCGTGATCGAGGCCCGATA is a window of Nitrospira sp. DNA encoding:
- the queF gene encoding preQ(1) synthase, with amino-acid sequence MKRNTTKTKPGTTKLGYNERHAKSGITASLPAIETFPNQYKGYEITIEIPEYTAICPKTNLPDFGTVTIHYRPNKACLELKSLKMYIHAYRNLGIFYENAVNRMLHDIVTSCRPVWAKVTGTFAARGGLRSVIEARYPHP